AGAGCCACACACCATAGAAACCACATTCGCGGTTCTTTCATTCGGGATACCGGCAAACTTAGCAACCTGACGCGCAGGGTTCTGACCAAGACCACCAGACAGCACGTTACCAAGAACAACATTATCTACCTGCTCAGGTGTGATGCCCGCTTCTTCAATCGCAGCCTTAACTGCCGTGACACCCAGATCAATTGCGGAAACATTCGCGTAAGCACCAAGATAGGCGCCAATCGCTGTACGTTTCGCGCTGACTATTACTACTTCTTTCATCATCGAAGCCTCAAAATGTAGGTAAAAAATGATTCCACCACCCTAATTCAGGTAGGTAGGTGAGACTTGGGAAGTCGGATGGTGGAATCAAACTTAATTAGGTATTAGTGGTCACCATATGGGTATACGCGATCCGGTACTTCGTTCACCTGATCTTCATCGATAACCGCCATCAGACGTGACATAGAGCCGTCACCACAGTACAGGTTCAGTGGAACACCAATGATGGTGCAACGCTTACCAGCAATTTTCGCTACATTACCGCCAACGTTTTCCCAGCCTACTTTACCGTTACCAAGAAGCAGCTTGTGACATGGTTCCCATACGCCGTTACACATGCCTTTCTCTTCAACCAGGCCGTACAGCTCCTGATACGCTTCTTCACCGTGGATCTCTTTGTACAGGTCACGGTCAAAGTGAGCGAACTCTTCGATACCGAATTTCTCGATATACTCGTGACGCAGAGGAAGGCCGGAATAACCTTCAAGCCCCATAGACAGACGTCCAGCCAGCTTTTCACCGATAGAAGTATGCAGCGGATGGTCAAGAGCCTGCTGGTCAACACCAAGCGCCTTGATATCGTGCTTCATGCACCAGTGACCAACAGATGCACCCACACCAGTTGCGTAGTGGTAGTACTGCTTGCTGTCGTCCCACTGCTCTGCCATACCTGTGTAGATGATAACGATCATGTCTTTCAGCTCTTCATGAGTCACACCGGTTTTCGCCAGTGCTTCATCCATGTGCTCAGCCTTAATCAGAGTCCACTGCTCAAGGTGAGAAAGGTCCAGACATACTGCATCACCACAGTAAGCTTCCAGATCCATCTCGTGAGTGTAGCGGGCACGACGGCCATCAAACTCAGTTTCGATAACGTGACGAGGTGAGTCCGCGTGAGTACCACAGTGCATTGGCATCTTGAAGAACTGAGTCAGTACGCCAGACTTAGCCAGACCGTGTGCACGGGTAATTTCAGGCTGAGGGAAGTAAGGCCACTGTGGCGACTGTGAGCCTACCGGGTGTGAAAGATCGACAATTACTTTGCCGGCAAAAAAGTTATGGTTCTTGTTAGTCATTGTGACTATCTCCAGATGATTAGCTTTATTCTGAGCGACCCTGGTTTCTAATCCTGGCCGCTCAGTTATTGTTAAATTAGTTTTCCAGTGAACGACGGTACTTCGTCTGATCAATCAGATATTTAAATAAACCGTCTTTAGAGGCTGCAGTCTGCTCGGGCGTCCAGTTCTGGAAGCCTTCACCAGTCTTAAAGCCTGATTTTCCGTCTTCTACCAGCTTCTTCAGCGTTGTACTTGGTTCAATTCCTGAGTACAGGTGCTGGAACATATAATCATGAATGTTCAGGCTAAGCTCAGTTGAAACCATGTCTGCATTTTCAAACGGAGCCAGTTGAGGAATACGGAAACCGAAAGAGTTCTTGATGCACTCATCAATGGTTTTCGGATCAGCGATACCTTCGTCCGCCATGTAGAAAGCTTCACGCCACAGAGCATGTTGAAGGCGGTTTGCCAAAAAGCCCGGAACGTCTTTCTTACACTCAGCCGGAGCCTTGCCACAGTCAGTCAGCAAATCCATCGCAGCCTGAATTACGTCATCTGCACTGTCTTTTGTGCGGATCACTTCCACAAGCGGAATAAGTACCGCCGGGTTCCAGAAGTGCATACCGATAACACGGTCTTTCTTCTCAACAGCCTCTGCAATTTCAGTAATCGACTTCACTGAAGTACCGGAAGCAAAGATACAGTCCGGACGAGCATGCGCTTCCATTTCACGGAAGGTATCGTGCTTGATATCCATCACTTCAGGAACCGATTCAAAGATAAGATCCGCATCTGCATAGGCTTCAATCGCATCAGCTGTGATAGAGATTCGGTCCAGAATTGCATCTTTCTTATCCGCATCCATCAGGCCTTCGCGGATAAACATATCCAGCTGAGGAGCCATATCTTCCGTCGCGCTGCAGTTAGCCACGTTACGGGTTTTGATGGTTACATTGCGGCCGCCACCAGCGAAGATCTGAGCAATACCAACGCCCATCATGCCCGAGCCACCAACAATGGTTATATTTTTAATATCGTTATGATTCATAGTATTTTCCTGTTTCTGCCCAGGCAATTAACCTGCAGTGCAACCGCCGTCCACGTAGATAATCTGACCGTTGATAAAGTCCGATGCCGGAGATGAAAGGAACATAACCAGACCAATCATATCTTTAGTTTCAGCAACGCGGCCCATTGGCAGACGAGCCAGGAATGGAGCGATACGGGCAGGATCTTCACAGATTTCCTGAGTCAGAGGAGACTTGATAAGAGTCGGTGCAATGGCGTTCACATTGATAGTGAAGCCTTCTTTCACACCCTTGATAGACCATTCGGTGGACATCTGCTTGGTCAGTGAGTCAACCGCAGCCTTAGAAGCAGAGTAAGCAGTGTAACCATCAGGGTGACCACAGAAACCGCGAACACTTGATGTGTTTACAATCTTACCGTGTCCCTGTTTCATAAAGTACTTACCAAATACCTGACAAGGAACCAGAGTACCGGTTACGTTTACGTTCAGTACCTGGTTAAATTTATCAACCGGCATCTCTTCTGCAGGAGCACGGAACGCCATGCCCGCGTTGTTTACCAGAACATCGATACGTCCATACATTTCATGAACCTTATCTACGATAGCCTGCTGTGCTTCAACGTCTGTCACGTCACCAGTGATTGCCGTACATTCACCACCAACTTCAGCCACAGATTTTACTGTCTCTTCCAGTGTTTCAAGACGACGCGCCGTCACGATAACTTTTGCGCCGTGCAGAGCAAATGCCTGTGCATAAGCCGCACCAAGCGTACCGTTACCACCGGTAATTACCGCAACCTTGTCTTTCAGGTCAAAGCAGTTTGTCGCGAAGTTGTTGTCCCAGGTAGATGTCATAACCATTTTGATATTTCCTTAACTAAAATTTGTTTATGCTGCTGTAATTGTGACCAGTACTTTTGCCTGGCTACCGCCGCTAACCCATAGCTTGCGCTTTTCGTTTGGCAGCATAGAAATTGAAGAACTCTCACCAACAACGAACTGTTCACCGGCTTCATTTTCAACCGTGATTTCGCCTTCAAGAACAAAGTAGCTTTTCTCTGTTTCAGCACCGAATGTACCTGCGCCGTACTGCCACTCAGCACCACCGTCTGCTTCAAAAGTTGACAGACCCTGCCAGAATTTTTTCAGGCCGGTCTCTTCGCCCTGAATTTTCACGCAGGTTACGCCAAAGTGACCCGGTGGCTGATATTCATTCACGTCCTGGATTTTTGTAAGTTTCATTATTCTTCTCCGAATGTTTTTATTTCTTGTGGAACAATCAGTTCGGTACCTGTCTTCTGAAGTACTTCTTCAACTGTGGTGTTATAAGCCACTTCTTTCAGTACCAGACCTTCAGCTGTAGGTTGGATAACGGCCAGCTCAGTAACGATTAAATCAACACAATTAGTCGCTGTGAGAGGAAGGGTGCAGTTATCCAGAATCTTTGGTTCGCCTTTTTTGTTGCAGTGAGTCATCATGATGATCACTTTCTTGGCGCCGTTCACCAGATCCATAGCGCCGCCCATACCGGCTACCATTTTTCCGGGAATCATGTAGTTCGCCAGATTACCCTTGCGATCCACTTCCATGGCGCCCAGCACAGTTGCGTCAACATGTCCGCCACGGATCAGGCTGAATGAAAGTGTTGAATCAAAATAGCCGGCACCTTCAGTTGCGGTGACCGGTGTGCCGCCTGCATTGGTCAGATCCCAGTCTTCTTCACCTTCAGCCGGCGTTGAATCCAGACCGACCATGCCATTCTCAGACTGAAATACAATGTGCTTTTCCTTAGGAACAAAGTCTGCAACAGAAGTTGGCATGCCAATGCCCAGGTTCACCAGATCGCCGATATTCAGTTCTTCGGCAACGCGTTTTGCGATTAAATCTTTCATCGACATCTGCCTTACCTCACAATGTAATCAACTAGAACAGAAGGAAGAGTGAAAAAGTTGGGATCAACTTTATCCGGCTCGTAGATTTCATCAGGTTCAACTAAAACCAGTTCAGCAGCAGTCGCCATAACCGGGTTAAAGTTCGCTGTGGTTTTGTTAAACATGGTATTGCCGTACACATCGGTAACGGTTGATTTGAGAAGCGCAACGTCTGCTTTAAGCGGCTCTTCCAGCAGGAACTCCTCTCCTGCAACAGTGACCTTCTGCTTGCCTTCTTCCACCAGAGTGCTAAGACCTGTTTTGGTAAGCACTCCACCAAGACCGGCACCGGCAGCGCGAATTTGTTCTGCCAGCGTGCCCTGAGGAATCAGGTCGACTTCCATGTCACCGGAGTTCATTTTCTCACCTGCGATACGGTTCAGGCCTATGTGAGAGGCGATAAGTTTCGAAACCTGGCCATTCTCGATCAATTTCCCTACGCCTTTCTCTGGTAATCCCGCATCATTACAGATGATGGTAAGGTCTTTAACACCGGACTCTGCAATGGCATTCACCAGGCTTTCTGGTGTGCCAATTGTCATGAACCCACCAACCATTACGGTCATCCCATCTTTTAGTTTGGATGCCGCTTGTTGGGGAGTTATAATCTCTTTCTTAAGCATCGTTGAACGTCTCTTTACCGTCTAAGTGGGCCCAACTTTACTCCTTATAGAATTTTCCAGAACAGCATAAATGAAAGGACGTCTTTCATCGGTGAAAGGTATTGTTTGAGAAATATCACAGAAATGGGGGTTTTATGTACGAGTTCACAAAACCCATGCGCCATATTCCACCAATGAAACGGAGGTGTTTCACTGGCGCAAAATTATTTTTGATTTAAGAAGAGAATTTAGTAGCTTTGAGAGGAATTGAAGTGATTAAAAAGCCATCAAGCTTAAATAGGTATTGATTGATGGCTGATTTAAAAATCAAACCGGATAGTCGTAATAGCCCATCTGCTCAGAGATGGTTCTGCCTGCATCGTGAAGCAGTTTTACATAATAAGACTTACGCTTTTCATCAAAACGTATAGTCGGGAATGAGATAGACAGGCCATAAATAATATTACCAAAGCGGTCATAGACTGGCGCACCGATACAGTACACGCCCAACTCCTGCTCTTCATTATCTTCCGCGTAATGCTGCATCTTCACGGTTTCCAGTTCCGCCAGCAGTTGCTCTACGTTTTCCAGAGTCTTATTGGTACTTTTTACAAACTCAACTTCTGCCAGCGCATCACGCACAAACTCTTCGGAGCGGCCTGACAGAAGAACTTTACCTATCGCGGTGCTATACAAAGGGTTACGACGGCCAATTCTTGAATACATACGCAGACTGTAGCTGGAGTCGATTTTATGGATATAGATAATCGAGCCCTCATCCAGAGCACCAAGATGCACGGTTTCTCTGGTCTGCTCTGAGATGTAACGCATCTGCTTTTCAACCAGCTCAACGACATCCACATACTCCAGTGACTTTGAGCCCAGCTCAAACATCTTCAGGGTAAGCGCGTATTTATCTGCTTCATCCTCCTGAGCCACATAGCCCAGAGATTTCATGGTCTGCAGAAAGCGGTAGGTGGTTGCTTTTGAGGTCATTAACCGCTGTGACAGCTCTGAGACACCAATCTCTTTTTGCTGACCCAGAGCTTCAAGAATACTGAAAACCTTTAATACTGACGATACTGCTTCCGGCTGTGTAGACTTTGCCATGACTTAACCTTATTCGTATAACGTCCCATCATTATAACCAACTGAATTTATGAAACTAGTAATTTCAAAACCGCTTTTTAAAATTAGGAAAACACAAATGTATGAATAAGGGTCTGGGTTGTCTGATTCTTAAACTTAAGCATACCAACACTTCACCATCTAACCAGCTCACATTTTTAACATCTGATTCACGCCGAGCGTGTTTTTTTGGCTAAAGTTATTGGGTTAGGGTGGAATGTTTATCTGTTTGTGAGAATTTCTCAGCGGATTGTCACCAAATTGTACAACCTGTGTAGATTTCGCATGTATTTGATGCAAAATTAAAGAAAACACAACATCAAATACTATTTGTATCGATTATTAGTTTCCATTAAGGTGTTCTTGAAACCGATTACAAATTAACAATAATTAAACATATAAATGTAGTTTCATAGGGCTAGATTTTACAACATCAGTAGGTAGTTTATGGGTAAGGGATATTACGCATATATTCAGTTTATTTTAGCAATTCTTATTCTATTCAATTTTACATTACTCACCGGACTTCCTTCTGTCGTCTTGTGGGGAACGGGTCTGCTGCTTCTTGCTTTAAATTTTGCTGTAGCGATTAAAGCTCAAAGCCAGACCGGAAAGTTACTCAAGCAACAAAACCAGGATCAAAAAGAACTCGAAACGCTAAGAGATAAAACAGACAAAATTCAGCAGCAGCTTAACGATACCTACAATATCTTCAGCCAGATAGCCCCTATCTGGCAGCGTCAGTTACAAACCTGTTCAGAGCAGATGGACGAAAACATCGGCGTTCTGACCGAGAAGTTTGCCTCACTGACAACAGAGATGAATCAGGTAACCCAAGCCTCAAACTTCGGCGATGAAGGCAATGTGCTGCATAACGATGAGAGTGATCGTCAGCGCCTGGAAAACATCTCTGAGAAGTTTATGCAGATCGAAAACTCCAATAGCCAGTTGGCCTCCCGCATCAATAACCTGACCCAGTACACCTCTGAGCTTGAGTCCATGGCCAGCAACGTTGGCGATATCGCCGACCAGACCAGCCTGCTTGCTCTTAACGCAGCAATAGAAGCGGCGCGTGCCGGTGAGTCCGGAAGAGGCTTTGCCGTGGTTGCAGATGAAGTGCGCAAGCTTTCTTCCCAGTCAGGCGAAACCGGTTCTCATATTATCGAAAAGATGTCCGAGGTAGGTAATACCGTGCAGGAACTGTCCGGCGTATCTGACCAGACAAGCCAGTCGATCACCGACGCGATAAGTTCCAGTCAGGAAGTGATCGAAGGAGTTATCGGCCACCTGACCGTTCGCTCAGACAAACTGAGGGCTGAAGGTAACACATTGCTTCAACTGAGCCAGCAGACTCAGGCAGAAATCGAAGACATGCTGGTTGCTTTCCAGTTCCAGGACCGGATCAGCCAGATTATTGCTCAGGTTATCGGCAGCATGGATCAGATGTCCGCTCTGTCTCAGGAAAGATATGAAAAACGGAATTCAGGAGAAGTGCTGGAACCATTGGATATAGAAAATCTGATAGAAGAGATGAAGCAGGACTATGTGACCTCTGAACAATTTAAAAACCATAGTGGTGACGGTTCAGGCCGTGACGGCCAGGAAGCCGCAGCGTCCTCAATCTCATTTTTCTGATTAATTAATGTAAGGAGTCATTAAGTGTCAAAGAACATTTTAGTTGTTGATGATTCAGCCTCTATCCGCCACGTGGTTGGCGTTGCACTTCGCGGTGCAGGTTATAACGTCCTTGAAGGGAAAGATGGAAAAGATGCACTGACCAAACTGGATGGCACAAAAATCCATCTGATCATCAGTGACGTTAACATGCCTAACATGGACGGTATCACCTTCCTGAAGGCGGTACGGGCAAACCCGCGCTATAAGTTCACCCCGGTCATTATGCTTACTACCGAATCGGGCCAGGCAAAAATGGCCGAAGGTAAAGCGGCGGGAGCAAAAGCATGGGTGGTTAAACCCTTCCAGCCAAAACAGATGCTGGATGCCGTAGCTAAATTAATTCTGCCTTAATTAAGGCCTGAATATTCCCCTGATAAAAACAATCCGTTAGTGGCTAGGTTGTGGGAGTACAAGAATGGGAATGGTTGCAAAAAAGAAAAATGAAACGCTGAAATTCCAGATGGATAGCGAAATGACTATCTATAACGCAGCCGAATTGAAAGAAGAGCTGTATAAAAAATGGAATAAGGTGACGGAAATTGAGCTGAACCTTTCTCAGGTTGATGAGCTCGACTGCGCAGGAATCCAGATCCTGCTGCAACTCAAATATGACAGCGAACGCTT
This genomic stretch from Vibrio sp. JC009 harbors:
- a CDS encoding cyclase family protein; the protein is MTNKNHNFFAGKVIVDLSHPVGSQSPQWPYFPQPEITRAHGLAKSGVLTQFFKMPMHCGTHADSPRHVIETEFDGRRARYTHEMDLEAYCGDAVCLDLSHLEQWTLIKAEHMDEALAKTGVTHEELKDMIVIIYTGMAEQWDDSKQYYHYATGVGASVGHWCMKHDIKALGVDQQALDHPLHTSIGEKLAGRLSMGLEGYSGLPLRHEYIEKFGIEEFAHFDRDLYKEIHGEEAYQELYGLVEEKGMCNGVWEPCHKLLLGNGKVGWENVGGNVAKIAGKRCTIIGVPLNLYCGDGSMSRLMAVIDEDQVNEVPDRVYPYGDH
- a CDS encoding 3-hydroxyacyl-CoA dehydrogenase family protein, whose protein sequence is MNHNDIKNITIVGGSGMMGVGIAQIFAGGGRNVTIKTRNVANCSATEDMAPQLDMFIREGLMDADKKDAILDRISITADAIEAYADADLIFESVPEVMDIKHDTFREMEAHARPDCIFASGTSVKSITEIAEAVEKKDRVIGMHFWNPAVLIPLVEVIRTKDSADDVIQAAMDLLTDCGKAPAECKKDVPGFLANRLQHALWREAFYMADEGIADPKTIDECIKNSFGFRIPQLAPFENADMVSTELSLNIHDYMFQHLYSGIEPSTTLKKLVEDGKSGFKTGEGFQNWTPEQTAASKDGLFKYLIDQTKYRRSLEN
- a CDS encoding SDR family oxidoreductase, with protein sequence MVMTSTWDNNFATNCFDLKDKVAVITGGNGTLGAAYAQAFALHGAKVIVTARRLETLEETVKSVAEVGGECTAITGDVTDVEAQQAIVDKVHEMYGRIDVLVNNAGMAFRAPAEEMPVDKFNQVLNVNVTGTLVPCQVFGKYFMKQGHGKIVNTSSVRGFCGHPDGYTAYSASKAAVDSLTKQMSTEWSIKGVKEGFTINVNAIAPTLIKSPLTQEICEDPARIAPFLARLPMGRVAETKDMIGLVMFLSSPASDFINGQIIYVDGGCTAG
- a CDS encoding 3-oxoacid CoA-transferase subunit B, yielding MSMKDLIAKRVAEELNIGDLVNLGIGMPTSVADFVPKEKHIVFQSENGMVGLDSTPAEGEEDWDLTNAGGTPVTATEGAGYFDSTLSFSLIRGGHVDATVLGAMEVDRKGNLANYMIPGKMVAGMGGAMDLVNGAKKVIIMMTHCNKKGEPKILDNCTLPLTATNCVDLIVTELAVIQPTAEGLVLKEVAYNTTVEEVLQKTGTELIVPQEIKTFGEE
- a CDS encoding CoA transferase subunit A — encoded protein: MLKKEIITPQQAASKLKDGMTVMVGGFMTIGTPESLVNAIAESGVKDLTIICNDAGLPEKGVGKLIENGQVSKLIASHIGLNRIAGEKMNSGDMEVDLIPQGTLAEQIRAAGAGLGGVLTKTGLSTLVEEGKQKVTVAGEEFLLEEPLKADVALLKSTVTDVYGNTMFNKTTANFNPVMATAAELVLVEPDEIYEPDKVDPNFFTLPSVLVDYIVR
- the kdgR gene encoding DNA-binding transcriptional regulator KdgR, with the translated sequence MAKSTQPEAVSSVLKVFSILEALGQQKEIGVSELSQRLMTSKATTYRFLQTMKSLGYVAQEDEADKYALTLKMFELGSKSLEYVDVVELVEKQMRYISEQTRETVHLGALDEGSIIYIHKIDSSYSLRMYSRIGRRNPLYSTAIGKVLLSGRSEEFVRDALAEVEFVKSTNKTLENVEQLLAELETVKMQHYAEDNEEQELGVYCIGAPVYDRFGNIIYGLSISFPTIRFDEKRKSYYVKLLHDAGRTISEQMGYYDYPV
- a CDS encoding methyl-accepting chemotaxis protein; translation: MGKGYYAYIQFILAILILFNFTLLTGLPSVVLWGTGLLLLALNFAVAIKAQSQTGKLLKQQNQDQKELETLRDKTDKIQQQLNDTYNIFSQIAPIWQRQLQTCSEQMDENIGVLTEKFASLTTEMNQVTQASNFGDEGNVLHNDESDRQRLENISEKFMQIENSNSQLASRINNLTQYTSELESMASNVGDIADQTSLLALNAAIEAARAGESGRGFAVVADEVRKLSSQSGETGSHIIEKMSEVGNTVQELSGVSDQTSQSITDAISSSQEVIEGVIGHLTVRSDKLRAEGNTLLQLSQQTQAEIEDMLVAFQFQDRISQIIAQVIGSMDQMSALSQERYEKRNSGEVLEPLDIENLIEEMKQDYVTSEQFKNHSGDGSGRDGQEAAASSISFF
- a CDS encoding response regulator; amino-acid sequence: MSKNILVVDDSASIRHVVGVALRGAGYNVLEGKDGKDALTKLDGTKIHLIISDVNMPNMDGITFLKAVRANPRYKFTPVIMLTTESGQAKMAEGKAAGAKAWVVKPFQPKQMLDAVAKLILP
- a CDS encoding STAS domain-containing protein, which translates into the protein MGMVAKKKNETLKFQMDSEMTIYNAAELKEELYKKWNKVTEIELNLSQVDELDCAGIQILLQLKYDSERFGKQIRFVEHSPAIIEALEMLNLIGHFGDPVVLSAEKPEA